ACGAACCGATGTTCGCCCAGCTGACCGGCAAGGCCGCCCGGCATTGGGCGCAAGCCAACTTCGGCATCGACGAGTTCGTCGCAAGGTGGGATCGCCTGCTGACCTACATCGCCGATGGACAGGGCGGATGAGCGAGCAGTCCTGGTGGCCCGGCTGGACAGCGCGGGCGACGTTCTGTTGACCGGGCACGCCGTGCGAGCGGTCGCCTGGCGTACCGAGACGGTGACCTTCCTTCCGATCTCGCCGAAGTCGCTGGGCCGCCACCGAACGGCTCATGCGGACACCGGTTGGTTCGCTTCGAACGGGGTATCCGGTCGAACACCCCGTTCGAAGTCAGGACGAAAGGACATCCTTATGCTTCCCGGACCCGATGAGCCGACTCAGCGATACGACCCTGCCGAGCACGGTCTGCCCCGGAAGCACAGCTTCCCGGACCACGCGAGAACCGCCCGGAGTCATGCGGGCGAATCCATCGAAGACGCTCGTAATTGGCCCGGGATAATCCTCGTCGGGGTCGGCGTCGTCACCGTCGCGCTCACCTTGACCGCCGCGGGTTACGGCTTCGAAGGCTGGGCCATCATCGGAGGCATTGTCGCCGCGGTGTGTCTGCTCGCCGGAGCCTTCCTGACCATCGCCGAGCATCGGAAGGTCAAGGCGCGCGAAGGACGCGCGCTGACTGATCCAGGCGGCCACTGATTTGTCGCGGTCGAGCGGGGTATGCGAAATCGTAACGCTGTGCGTTATCGGCGTTTTCGATTCGGAGGAGATGACATGACACACCATCGCTACCGTGCGACGCGCGCCTTGCTGATCACCGGTGTGTTTGTGACGGCGCCGGCCCTGGTCGGGTGCACGGATGACAAGGACGTCGATTCCGCGCCCACCTCCCCGACCGATGCCACTGTTTCGATCACGATGCCCACACCGGGTTCGTCGCAGGTGCCCGACACCGACCAGATCACCTCCGGGGCGGCGAAACAGTTGTGCGACATGATCCGTCCGGAAATCGACCACTGGCGTGACCAAGGCCCCACGGTCGGCAAGGTGAGTTTCAATGGCACCGTGCACAATTGGGCCGCCCGCAACGGAGGCCTGAACGACACTGTCATCCGCGACCGCTCGGTCGTCGACGCTATCACCACTCAGAACTGCCCGGATGTGCGTCAGCAGGCCCTCGAGGTGCTCGACATTCCGGATCTCGCCTCGGGGCTCGCGGGATTCGGCCGATGAGAGCGGCATGTGCGATAGCGGCGTGCCTGGTCACCACTGCTGCTGTGGTCGGCTGCGGTGACGAGACGAAGAAGGTGGTGAATCGCGGCGGCGACACCAAATGCAGCGAGTTCGTCGCCCAGGACGCGGACAAGCAACGCATTACGGTCACGAAATTCCTGGAGGAACGCAATGGCGACCCGTCACCGAGCGACGACCGCACCATCGACGGCGTGACCGCCGCGATCGAAGCGATGTGCTCGGTGCAGGCCAATCCGAGCACGCCGATCCGCGAGGCGGACCTCTCGGGTGTCCTCCTGCCCGAATAGCTGGTTGCGCCGCGGTTCGGGGCGGGTTGGGCGCTGACCTGGATCCCGGTCTTGATCGATGCCGCCGAGGTAGCGGCCACTGCCGACCGGCAGTAGAACACGTGGAACAGTGAGGAAAAAGTATGACAACGCGCCACCACCAGAACGTCGTCGATTTATTGCTTATGCAACACAGGAGAATGCGCGAATTGGTCGATGAAATGCTGTCGACATCGGACGCCGAACGGCGGGAACCGCTAGAGGAGTTGGCGCGCTTGCTCGCTGTACACGAGGCTACCGAAGCGGCACTTCTGCACACCGCGGCGCGATCTGCATAATTTGGTGTACTCCGGATAATTCGTCGGCGGCTCGGTCGGAACGCGAGGGTAGTCCGGCGAAAGCCGGACAACCCATCCGTCACCACCGACGTAGACTACCGCTGTCCGCTCTGGTAGGCGCGCTGACGCTTTTCGTCGACCGCCGCTTCGGGCGCGTTCCTTCTCGGCGGCCGGCTCCTTCTGCGCGGCTTCGCGTTGAGATCCGGCCTTGTCCTGCTGGGCCTTGCCCTCGTCCCGCAGATCGTCATTTCCGAAGACCGTTCCGGCGGCCTACCGGTTATCAGGTGTACATCGATCGCGTACCCGGGATACACAGGCTCAATCAGGACTCCACGCTTTCGGAGTTCTGGATGGCGACCGCCGAATATTTGGCCGGCACGCGGGATGAGCAGAAATACATTCGACACGAACCGGCGTGTACGCATATTTTGCCGGGTGCGTTTCAGCACGTCGGGACCGGCTATGCCGCACCCATGACGTCATTGTGGTTGCATGATGCCCAGGTGCCGGCGCGGTTGCGGCTGACGCCCGGATCGCGCTTCGACACCGTCGTGATCGGCGCCGGGCTCACCGGTCTGGTCACCGCATTGCTGCTCGCACAGGGTGGCGTCCAGGTGGCGGTGGTCGAAGGTCGGCGTGTCGGCGCGGGCACGACCGGCGCCACGACCGGAAAGATCAGCCTTCTCCAGGGAACTCGCGCACAGCAGATCGCACGCCACCATGCCGACCGCACCGTCCGCGCCTATGTCGACGCCAATCGCGAAGGGCAGAAGTGGTTGCTGCGCTTCTGCGCTCAGCGTGGGGTGCCGGTGCAGCAGGCGACGGCATACACCTATGCGCAGACGGAGGCCGAAAAGTCCTCGGTGCGAACTGAATACGCCGCGACCCAAAAGGCGGGGCTGCCCACCGAACTGGTCGACGAACTCGACTTGCCCTTCCCCAGCTACGGCGCGGTACGGCTGCCCGACCAGGCGCAGGTCGACCCGATGAAACTGCTGGCCGCGCTGGCCGCCGAGGTTGAATCCCATGCCGCGCCGATCTTCGAATCGACGCTCGCCCAGGCCGTGCACCACGACCGAGATGGCGACCTTGTGGTGGCGACCGAGCACGGCGACCTGGCCGCGGGCACCGTCGTCCTCGCCACGGGCACACCGATTCTGGACCGCGGCGGGTTCTTCGCGCGGCTCACCCCGCAGCGCTCGTATCTGGCCGCTTTCCGCGTGGACGAATCCATTCCGCACGACATGTATATCAGCGCGGGACAACCCACCCGGTCGCTGCGCTACGCCCCGGAACCGGACGGCGATCTGCTGCTGGTCGGCGGCAACGGCCACGTGGTCGGCCGCGGCGGCTCGACGCGCGCGAAAGCCGCCGACCTGGTGAGCTGGACGCAGACCTGGTTCCCCACCGCCGATCCGATCTACCAGTGGTCGGCCCAGGATTACGCTCCGGTCGGTGAGCTGCCCTACGCCGGGCCCTTGCTGCCCGGCATGGAGCGCATCCTGGTGGCCACCGGCTACGCCAAGTGGGGCATGACCAACGGTGTCGCGGCCAGCATCGCACTGGCCGGGAGGCTCACCGGCAAACCACCGCGCTGGTCCGGAGTGTTCGCCAGCTGGCGTCCGGACGAGCTGAAAGCGCTTCCCGCCGCGGCCCGCGTGAATACCGCAGTCGCCCGGTACCTTTCGGCAGACTGGCTGCGGGTCGTTGTGAATGGCTCCAGCTACGGCGAGGTTCCCGCCGAAGGCGGCGGCTCCGTCGAACGACACGGTCTGCGGCCCACCGCCACCTGCACGGTCGACGGCACCACCACCCGTCTGTCCGCGGTGTGTCCGCACCTGTATGGCATCGTGCACTGGAACGACGCCGAGTGCACCTGGGACTGCCCGTTGCACGGCTCACGGTTCGCACCCGACGGGACGCTGCTGGAAGGGCCGGCCACCAAGCCACTCACCGTCTTTCACTCCTCGGAGGACCCGCGCTGACCGAGTTCACGGGCCCGCTCGCTCAGATCGGCTCCGCCACCTCGAGACGTCGAGCCACAGCCCGATTCTGGGCGTCGCCTCGCGCGGCACCGTGTCCAAGCCCGCAATGCCGAACGCGCCGTATGCGTCCTTGCCGCGGCCCGCTTCCCGCGCGGCGACAGGCCTCCAGATGCGGCGCGAGCACGATATTCATCGTCCGTCGCATTGCGG
The DNA window shown above is from Nocardia sp. NBC_01730 and carries:
- a CDS encoding FAD-dependent oxidoreductase — translated: MTSLWLHDAQVPARLRLTPGSRFDTVVIGAGLTGLVTALLLAQGGVQVAVVEGRRVGAGTTGATTGKISLLQGTRAQQIARHHADRTVRAYVDANREGQKWLLRFCAQRGVPVQQATAYTYAQTEAEKSSVRTEYAATQKAGLPTELVDELDLPFPSYGAVRLPDQAQVDPMKLLAALAAEVESHAAPIFESTLAQAVHHDRDGDLVVATEHGDLAAGTVVLATGTPILDRGGFFARLTPQRSYLAAFRVDESIPHDMYISAGQPTRSLRYAPEPDGDLLLVGGNGHVVGRGGSTRAKAADLVSWTQTWFPTADPIYQWSAQDYAPVGELPYAGPLLPGMERILVATGYAKWGMTNGVAASIALAGRLTGKPPRWSGVFASWRPDELKALPAAARVNTAVARYLSADWLRVVVNGSSYGEVPAEGGGSVERHGLRPTATCTVDGTTTRLSAVCPHLYGIVHWNDAECTWDCPLHGSRFAPDGTLLEGPATKPLTVFHSSEDPR